Within the Salvia hispanica cultivar TCC Black 2014 chromosome 4, UniMelb_Shisp_WGS_1.0, whole genome shotgun sequence genome, the region AATCCTGCATAGGTAAAGTCTGTTGTGGTTTCTCTGAAGGCTCCTTGTGCAGGCGGAGTCAGCCTAAGCGATTCACGCGCAACGTTCCATGAGTACTTCATCTTCTCAATGTCCTCCCATGTTAGAAGCTCATCAAACCCTTTTGTTTCCGCAATTGCCATTTGTTCTGTTTCAAACCAGAGGGTTAGCAAGAATCAATAAACTTGTTGGCCTATTTGAtacattcacattttaaaatCCCAGTTTGACatggtacgagttttaagaaatctgaAGAAAAGTTAGTAGGTATTTTGTTACCTTTGAAAACCCCATCATAAATGTGGGGATATTCAGCAAGATAGTTCATCACGGCCGTCACGGCAGAGCTGGTTGTCTCAAAGCTAGCCACCAGCAATCCTATAATGTTGTTAGAAATCTCCATTTCACTCAAAAATTTGCCATCTTCATCTGTAACAAGCAGCATCTTCGACAGCAGGTCCCGCCCCTCGCCCTCGTGCTTCCCCCTCAGCTCCTCCCTCCTCTCCTTGATGATCCTCATGAGCTCATCCCGCACCATCTTCCCCCCCTTGATCGCCCCATTGTAGGCCGTCCCGGGCAAGTCTATAGGCACGGAGAACATCCCATTGGTCACCAGAGTGAAGGGATCCGAGAGCTTCTTGATGTGCATGGGATCAACCACGCTCAAGAACAATCTACACGCCAGGTCAAACGTGTACTTTTTCGACATAGGCAAAACCTTCACCACTGAGTTAGCCTTCCACTCGTTATCCAAATGGTCACGAGCCAGCTCATCCATTACCGGAATGTACTGTTTCAAGGCCTCCGGCTTGAGGATGTCGTGGTGGAAGCTTCTTTTCAAGGCGGATACTTCCTTCAAGTCGCTCTCGATGAATTCTGGGAAGAGTAAGGCCTTCTTCATTGACTGAGGCCACCATGAGGTCAGGAGTTTGTTCTCGTTCGTGAAGAGGAACTTGTTGCCTTGTGCGCCACAAAATATCGCCATTTTCTCACCCAACAACGAGGTTTGGAATACCTCGGGGGAGTATTTGGACATCCTGTCTTTGACAAATTTCTGGGGGCCTAAAACGGCGAACTCCATGTTTTCTCCGACCATCGGCCACCCCTTGGAGCCGGGAGGGAGGTTTTTCAGATCATCGGAACCTTTTTTTCGGAGGGAGGAGAAGAGATAAAGGGAGAGAGGAATGAGGAAAAGAGGAACAAGATATGGTAGGAAGGCCTCCATGTTTGTTTGAACAATGTGTTGTATATGTGTAGTTAGCTTGCATTCACATTTTCTCAGCAAGCTCTATTTATAGgactaaaacttaaaaagtttttttggCATGCATGCATTTGACAAA harbors:
- the LOC125218485 gene encoding beta-amyrin 6-beta-monooxygenase-like, producing MEAFLPYLVPLFLIPLSLYLFSSLRKKGSDDLKNLPPGSKGWPMVGENMEFAVLGPQKFVKDRMSKYSPEVFQTSLLGEKMAIFCGAQGNKFLFTNENKLLTSWWPQSMKKALLFPEFIESDLKEVSALKRSFHHDILKPEALKQYIPVMDELARDHLDNEWKANSVVKVLPMSKKYTFDLACRLFLSVVDPMHIKKLSDPFTLVTNGMFSVPIDLPGTAYNGAIKGGKMVRDELMRIIKERREELRGKHEGEGRDLLSKMLLVTDEDGKFLSEMEISNNIIGLLVASFETTSSAVTAVMNYLAEYPHIYDGVFKEQMAIAETKGFDELLTWEDIEKMKYSWNVARESLRLTPPAQGAFRETTTDFTYAGFTIPKGWKTFWTVHSSHKNPKYFPEPEKFDPSRFEGSGPAPYTFVPFGGGPRMCPGKEYARLEVLVFMHNVVRRFKMEKAIPNEKIVFYASPTPVHGLPVHLRPHKN